The following coding sequences lie in one Apostichopus japonicus isolate 1M-3 chromosome 13, ASM3797524v1, whole genome shotgun sequence genomic window:
- the LOC139978427 gene encoding probable isocitrate dehydrogenase [NAD] subunit alpha, mitochondrial: protein MSLFGLFRKSLVPAAQNLSRCYSQQIQKVTLIPGDGIGPEISSSVQQIFSAAEVPVEWESVDVTPVRGRDGQTRIPDAAVESMNLNKIGLKGPLATPIGKGHMSLNLALRKEFDLYANVRPCKSLEGYKTVYDDVDLVTIRENTEGEYSGIEHEIVDGVVQSIKLITRDASMRVAEFAFDFARANNRPTVTAVHKANIMRMSDGLFLRCCREVAEQHKDIKFREMYLDTVCLNMVQDPTQFDVLVMPNLYGDILSDLCAGLVGGLGVTPSGNIGAGGVAIFESVHGTAPDIAGEDKANPTALLLSAVMMLRHMELHDHANRIENAVLTVIGERKHLTGDLGGESKCSEFTAAICEKVQS from the exons ATTCAGAAAGTTACCTTAATTCCAGGCGATGGAATTGGTCCTGAGATTTCATCTTCAgttcaacaaatattttccgCTGCCGAA GTCCCAGTGGAGTGGGAATCTGTGGATGTTACGCCCGTCAGGGGTCGAGATGGCCAAACGAGAATCCCTGATGCTGCTGTAGAATCCATGAACCTGAATAAGATTGGCCTTAAAGGACCTCTGGCCACACCCATTGGGAAAGGACACATGAGTCTTAATCTTGCCCTCAGAAA AGAATTTGATTTGTACGCCAATGTCAGACCGTGTAAATCGTTAGAAGGCTATAAAACAGTTTACGACGATGTGGACCTCGTCACGATACGAGAAAACACAGAGGGGGAGTACAGCGGCATTGAACATGAA ATTGTGGATGGTGTCGTACAGAGTATAAAGCTCATCACCAGGGACGCCTCCATGAGAGTTGCAGAATTTGCCTTTGACTTTGCCAGAGCTAACAACAGACCCACAGTCACTGCTGTCCATAAAGCAAATATCAT GAGAATGTCCGATGGATTGTTCCTGAGATGTTGCCGAGAGGTTGCCGAGCAGCACAAAGATATCAAATTCAGAGAGATGTACTTAGACACGGTTTGCTTGAAT ATGGTGCAAGACCCTACACAGTTTGATGTCCTTGTCATGCCAAATCTTTACGGAGATATCTTGAG CGATCTCTGTGCTGGACTGGTAGGGGGGTTAGGTGTCACCCCCAGTGGCAACATTGGTGCAGGAGGAGTGGCTATCTTTGAATCG GTACACGGTACTGCACCAGACATCGCCGGAGAGGACAAGGCTAATCCTACCGCGTTACTGCTTAGTGCTGTCATGATGTTAAGACACATGGAACTACATGATCACGCCAACAGGATAGAAAATGCAGTCCTTACAGTCATCGGAGAGAGAAAG CATTTAACGGGAGATCTTGGAGGAGAGTCCAAATGTTCTGAATTCACGGCTGCCATCTGTGAGAAGGTTCAGAGCTGA